A region of the Arachis hypogaea cultivar Tifrunner chromosome 15, arahy.Tifrunner.gnm2.J5K5, whole genome shotgun sequence genome:
AAACCTTCACATTGCATTATTCTCAACCTCAACATCAAATATATCATACCAAACCACCTTTCAATCCACACAaccattcatcatcatcatatcattatcaatcatcataattaaactcaaaaatcatcaaccatcataaatcatcatacatcatcattaAACAACTCAACAATCATTTTAATTCAAACCTATCatataggtcactagcctaaatgtccatgaatattatatattacatagagaaaaccgaaaccataccttggccgattcccaatatgccaAAATCCAAAATGAGCACAAGCtagcttccaaccacaatccaagctacCAATataactccaacaagcaccaacaagctccaataaTTGCCAATAATCACAACCTCAAGCTATAATATACATAAATCATAACTAATCAACCTAGAGCTCAATTTAATCATAATTTCACAAGGGTTCAAGAGCAACTTACCTTATCCAACAGTTTTGGATGCCAAATCCAATGTAAATCAAGGGCTAAAgggtacctaaacacccaaaattacAAAATTCTAGTTAATAAAAAACCCTAGgattcgaaattttgagagaagaACTGAGAAGATTCCGTAATTTTCTTATCAATTTTTTGGGTGAGTTTTATAGAGCTCTTTGCAaggaacgcgtggccacaaacggtgcggcgatcggagctccgtagctcaacaTATGAGCTTGGGAAGTTCTATGTGAATAGTGACAATGGAGTctccccttcttcttctcttatCAACTGGTGGTGTTGTGTTTATGTGTGTTGTTGCTGAatgggttcattaaatgaacctatTTATacgttgggcttgggcccaacttgggccggTCTAACGcattagcatttttagcccgtttggcccaactttgagccaaacctttaaaattaatgcccggttttccatttctaatattttttaaggttttttattgtttttactttttctcacACAGCACCTGGCAGACTTGaatcggttcaaccggttcggctgCCGATTCGCGATTTTTCAAGGTTTTTCGccgaaaatacattttctgactcagaaaaacctactgagtccaaaaatcatatttaaaacctcaaattctcactctaatttTTTGGAACCTAATTTTAGCAATATTAATTGACTAATCAAACGATTAATTAAGCTCGGTTCTTACATTAGACACATGAATCCTTCTGTGATATTCTCTTGGCAAAtcttgatgaaatttgatgacatGTCACATTGGGCTCTATGATGTGGCGTCGCTTCTCCTATATGGAATATAACCATTTGATTAGGACACTTAAACCCCTTGTCAAATCATCAAAATGACGTCGCAAATGAAAGTGAAATGAAAGGTCTCTCTCATTCTAAACCCCAAAGAACCCTCACTCCATTCTCTGAATTACAGAAAACCTTAACAAATAgacatttttcctccaaaatattgGTGACGAAGAGCTTCAGTGAGGTGGTCATGACAACACTGTAAGAGAAGAACAGAGCTACTAACGAAGGCTTTCACAGAGTAACAGTGGTGTGTCTGTCGCTTTCATCGAGGTAGCctttatttaatcattttttgtACTGTGTCCAGTGGTACTATTTTCGTTGTCTCTTGTATTTTGTTTAATCACTTTAATGGAAAATGCTATTTTAATCTATGATTAGGTTAGtaatcatttaattaattaatttttttatttttgcatataGATATCTTATGAGGTTGTCCTTGTGTTTCACCATGGGAGTTGGTTTGAAAGGCACTCTAAGGGTACTGTACTACATGGATGACAATGTGTACAGATTTTTTCCATTAGATATTGATCTTGTCAATTTCAGAGATTTGAAACTAATGTTTAAGGGATAATGTGTACTGCTAAGAAGaagaatgataagaaaaaggctagtgaagaAGGGCTTAAGAAGAACTCTAAGAAAAAGGTTAGTGGAGTGGAAAAAACATAGTAGCACTTCTATTAGATCCAGTGGTATTGAACCCTTTATTCTTTAatgattttattgaaaaaatattataaaacttGAATAACAACAAATTGtgcttcttcaattttttttttatcagctaaagcaaaaaaatagaagaaaaagatgtCTAGAAATTCTACACTAGTTTCAATCTAGCAAAAAATTGAAGAGATCCAAGTCTCACAGTATGCTCCAGCTCCAGAGGTTTGCTCATTTTTATTGTTCATTTGTAATGTATTATACAAATACTCAAATTTGTTGTTTCTGTAATTGGATAATATTGTAGGGACTTGATATTAATCCTCTAGTTTTAATGGCTCCCAATCCGACTCCCCTGACTCATTCTACCCAAAATAGGATGAAGGCTCCATCATTAGGCCTCTAACACCTCCAGCTCTAGCTCAACAGGTCAATCCCTCATCTATTCCTCCACCAACCCTAAATATTATCTCTACATCAATAATGAAAAATGTTATGAATGACATTGGACCAGACCCCTTTAAATTTATGCCAACACCAGGTCTTAATGCCCCTCCTAGGTCCAGGATCACATATGGCTTCCACCAAGGCAAACCCAAAAAGCAGATTAAGGAACCTTTTACGATTAGCAAGATGTTTGGTGTAGTATATGATGTATCTAGTTGGGGTATGAAATTGGCATATGATGctatttttgtgtattttgtgTATTTTGTGTTTGTCTTTTGATATGCATGAAGAAAATTTCATGTTCTAAGCTGTTTAAGTTATGATGTCGATGGTAAATGAACCAAAAGGGATTAAGAGAGGGAGAAAAATAAGTTATTCTCAttgttgaagagaatgaaaaatctcCTTAAAAATATCCGTCGAGTTATTACactttatatactatgtactctttatggactcccattaaaaaaatatataacaaataagcCTACATCTACTatggataaaaaaataatctaggtaaTAATGCATATAGATATATTAGGTATTTGATTTAGTTGTTTATGGTATTTTGGATGGATAATAGTTTGCTAATATATTAAGTTGTTACTTAGTTGGTTTGGTATTTGCGGTATGAACTTggcatattaatatatttttattgtggTTATTTGCTGTTATATTAATCTCTTCACAAAGTACTTGagcaaaatcaaatcaaaatttataatCCATTCACATGAAAAGAGGTTCAAAATACAAAAGAAGGCATTTAGTCATAATTTTCATCATATAGGACATCAACTTACTAGAATAAACTATACATAACTACTAGAAATGCAGATAACAGAAACATCAAAATAACCCATCCTAAAAGCTTATTTTCCAACTTCTTTATTGTTTATTGTCTACACTGCTCCaacttttgttctatttttttcattttgtcttCCAGCATCATCACTTTTGTACAATATTACCATTTTGCATTATCACTCTATCTTCAACATCACCCTTTTGTATATTGTCATGCTTAGTTGAAAATAACTCAACAAGCCATACGAAAAACTTGCAGTGTGGTTGATCactctaaaattaaaattcattatATCAGTACAATCTGAACCCTAAAAATTAGCAACCAACTTAGTTGCAAACTTCAAGCAACGACAACATCATTAGACTCTAGAATAGATGtatttaaaacatactaaaatcaacAATGGAAACCCACTTACATAATAGTAGCAGAAACTAAGAAAAATTTTTTCTGGGTTCTTCGCTAGGGTCCCAAATTTTCTCCTCCTACTACTTGCACTTGCATTGGTAGTCGAACCCATAAAATTCGCACTCTTCCTACCTCCAACACATCGCTGAGAAGTTAAAGACTGCTCTGCAttactcatagctttcttcttctcTTAGAGTTACCTTCTTCTGTTAGGTTTAGTAATGGAAACCCTCCCCATACACGATGCCATTTTGATGATTCGACAAGAGTTTAAGTGTTATAATCGAATGGTTATAGTCCACATAGAAAAAGGGACGCCACGTCATAGAGCCCAACATGACATATCATCAAATTCCGTCAAGACTTGTCAAAAAATCTCACAGAAGAACTCATgtgtctaacaaaaaaaaaagtataagaggTGAGTTATTATTTTCTGAGGAAAAACAACCATTTGTACCTATGGACTTTACGAACGCGGACAAAAATACCCATCAAAGAACGAAACTAATGTTGTAGCCATCAAAGATAAGTTGTATGACAAACGTATCCAAACcttaaatttttgttgaatttttaataaaattctcaaattacTCCTACTCTTTATCTTCAACCTCAACTCCACTATCGTCTCTTCTTCTCCAAATCTCAAACTTTCACATTCTTCTATTACCACCACCTTAACcattttttctcttctctgctactCCACCACCGCCACCATGATGGCATCTCCATCTTCTATCATGCCAGCATCACAAGTCACTAGCAAAAAGTAAGAGAAAAATTAGTGAAGccaacgaaataaaattaaaaaaaaaaagaaaatgaagacggtctttttttttcttccactTGACTAATTCATTGTAGTTAATAACAGatgaagattaaaaaaaatacctCCAATTTGGCTTGAAACATTCGCATCATAAGGACAATAGGACCCAAAAATTAGGAAAAAGTTAATGATTTGCTACTAATTGGAGTCGTTCTGGCTTGACAGGGAATGAACCTTTCTCTATGGAGTCTATGAGCTTGAAGTGGACTAAAGAGGAGTTGAATCGTGCCACACGAAGGGACTTTGCGCGCTGGATCTCGGTTCGGTATCGTTTCCGGAGCTTCTCCATCTTGTGGCGGCACTATACGGGGGTCTTGGCAAGAGAGGCGTTGGGACATCTCTGTGCGATGACACTGTTGGAGCTTGAATTCGGTAGCTCTAAACTCTGAACTTACCATCATGCTAAAGTAGAGGTAATTTGTGCGCGGGTTTGGGGCAACACTGGGACCGTCACGGGGCTTGGAATGGGTGCCGTAGGAGGTAGTAGTATTGCATGGAAATGGACAGATTGCATGGAGGCCTTGTCGTCGTCTTCGTCATCGTCAGTATAGAAAGATGGCAGCGGTGGTGGTTAGTGGAGTAGTAGAGAATAGAAAAGATGGTTAAAGTGGTGGCAATAGAGATGTAAAAGTTTATGATTTGAGAAAGAAGAGGCGGTAGTGAAATTAAAGTCCGTTGAATATAAAAAGTGAgggtaaattgaaaattttattgaaaactcaataaaaatttaagatttagatatttttattgtgTAGAATCCATCTTTAATGAGTACAACgttagttttcttttttaatgaatatttttattagcatttataAAATACATGGATACAAAccgttgtttttttatttttcgatcaATAGGATACGAATCGTCTAAAATGAAAATCGGgatcaaaaatgctatttgtacattaaaattagccactaagatatttgtatataaatatttgtgtgatttaatttatttttaatgtttatttatattttaacatgtattttatattaataattgactttgatggctgattttagtgtacacaagGATGGCCAGAAAGGGTTTTACTCTTGAAATAATTCAACAAACAAGCCGTTGCTATACTTACGACATTCCATTCCATGACGCGAGACACTATTCTGCTGGCAAAATTGGTTTCAGATGGTTTATACAGAGAAGCTCTCAACCTCTTCTCGAAGCTGCACTCTTCCTTCTTCACACCACTCTCCTTCCAACCTCTCTTCACCTTCCCACTCTCAAATCCTCCATGCCCATCTCCTCAAAACCGGTTTCCAATCATGCCCTTACGCCTCCACCGCCCTTACCGCTGCCTATGCCTCGAAGGCGATGTTCTTACCCGATGCTCTCAAGGTGTTCGACGAAATGCCGCAACGGAATGTTGCATGTTTCAATGCGGTGCTTTCTGGGCTCTCGCGAAATGGACCTCCAGGGGAGGCTCTGAGGGTGTTCCGGCGAATTGGATTCTGGGCCTTGAGGCCCAGCTCCATCACCGTCTCGTGTTTGCTCTCTGATTGCGGTATGTGGAGCCATGTCGTTCAGGTGCATTGCTTGGCGGTGAAGCTGGGAGTTGAGTTTGATGTTTATGTTGCCACTTCGCTCGTCACTGCGTATTCAAATTGTGGTGATGTTGTTTCTGCGGGTGAGGTGTTTGAGGAAATGCCTCTGAAGAGTGTAGTGAGTTATAACGCTTTTGTTTCTGGGTTGTTGCAAAATGGGGTTCCTCGCTTGGTTTTGGACGTGTTTAAGGACATGATGATGGAGGGGTTTTTAGAGGTTAAACCCAATTCTGTGACTTTGGTGTCTGCGCTCTCTGCTTGTGCTACCTTGTTGTATGCTTGTTTTGGTAGACAGGTTCATGGGCTTGCTTTAAAATTTGCCTCATATGATGAAGTTATGTTGGTTACTGCACTTGTGGACATGTATTCCAAGTGTGGTGGTTGGCGTGCTGCTTTCGATGTCTTCAATGCAGCTGAAAGGAACAATAGGAACTTGATCACTTGGAACTCCATGATTTCTGGGATGATGCTGAATGCACAGTGTGATATGGCTGTTGGTTTATTTGAGAAAATGGCGTCAGAAGGATTGCAAGCCGATTCGGCGACTTGGAACACCATGATCAGTGGATTTGCACAAGAAGGGGGGTGTGTTGAAGCTTTTAAATACTTCAGGGAAATGCAGTCTAATGGGGTGGCTCCATGTTTGAAGACACTTACTAGTCTTTTGTCAGCGTTTGCAGATTCATCTGCATTAGGACATGGAAAAGGGATACATGGGTATGCTATAAGAGGTGATATTGATAGGGATGATTTTCTAGCAACTGCTTTAGTTGACTTGTACATGAAATGTGGCCGTGCTTCTTTGGCACGAGGAGTTTTTGACCGATTTGATACAAAACCAAATGACCCGGCTTTTTGGAATGCAATGATAGGAGGGTATGGAAGAAATGGAGACTATGAATCAGCCTTTGAAATCTTTGATAGAATGCTACTAGAAAAAGTTGAACCAAACAGTGCAACATTAGTTAGTGTCCTATCTTCTTGCAGCCACACAGGTCAGGTAGATAGAGGATTACAAATTTTCAAAATGATGAAAAAACAGTATGGTTTGCTGCCAAAGCCTGAGCATTTTGGTTGCATGGTTGACCTTCTAGGTCGGTCCGGCCGGTTGGACGAAGCTCGAGAATTAGTGCAAGAATTGGTCGAGCCACCTGCATCTGTTTATGATTCTTTGCTTGGTGCATGTAAGAGATACTTGGATTCTGATCTCGGTGAAGAAATGGCTATGAAACTTCTAGATATAGAACCAGAAAAATCAGCTCCTTTGGTGGTCTTGTCTAACATTTATGCTGGATTAGGGAGATGGCACGAGGTCGAAAGGATAAGAGGGATAATCACCAATAAAGGATTGGACAAAATCTCTGGCTTTAGTATGATTGATGTTGCATGAGAATTGCTTATACGATACAAACTTAAAAATCAAATGTTTTTTGTGGAAACATAAAAGAGTGTGCTACATTTAAGAGTGTTCCATCTATTTATTTAAACTTCAATGCAAATCAGTGATTCAACATCTCGTTAGCTGCAAACCCATAGTAATCGTCAAAATGGTAAGATGGTTCATTGATAAAACAAGAGATTACATCTCTCAGAGTGATGACTCCAACCAGTTCTTCCTGCTCATTTACTGCATAAATCCTGTGAATAGACTGAGAAGAAAGTGTATGGATTACACTCCCCAGCGTCGCATCAGGCTTGCATGTTATGGGCCGCGCAATTTTTCCAGTTTCTTGGGTTGCTGCAGCAATTTTGTTCATGAAATCATTCACAGTAAGCTTCCTGAAAGTCAAAATAAAGGGATGGTGAAGACCACTAAGCAATCAGTTTTCAACAAGCTTTTATGATTACcataaggaagaaagaaaagaatcatCACATACACTGTACACACTGATGCTCACATGTATATTAGCATTAGGTGATCAATAATATTCAGCCTGGTTAGATTAATATTCATTAAAAACTCATCAtcaatttcttttctttggtCAATGAAAATGCTATTGTTTGATAATCTGATTTTGGAGATAACCGAATATACAAGtattaactattttaaaatatctattccctccaaattcaaaatctttatGTTTTTCTCCCGAGTGTTTTATTATTGAAAATGTTGAAACCATTTGCATATTATTTTGGAGATTTTTACAGACTAACTTATATATCTCTTTAATGATTATTATCAACCTTTGCAGGTTCATGGTTTTCTATTCTGTCTTACCTAAAATTGGAGAAAAGCTCGGTCCTCAGCAGCAAGAATCTGATGTCTCTTATGCTTATGTTGCCAACAATTTTCTTCTTTGCCCCCTCGATTACAGGAAGACCACCGATTTGATTATCTCTCATAAGCTTGAAAGCTTCAAGAACCAATTCATTGCTCTGAATGCAAATAACCTGACCAGGAAGAGATATAAAATGATTTTGAACTCTTCACACTGAAGGGAGCTGAAAATTCTGAACAGCTATTATTACCTCTTCAGGAGACATAAACGGGAGTCCGAGAAATGATATAGACCTATCTGCGATGCAGTCAAACCAATCTCTTCCTCTGCAACCTTCAAGTCCTTGAACAACTGCAGACTGAGTAATGAAGTTTACTATATCAGGTTTGCCTGGTTCTATGACGGGTACATTCCTCAGCCTATACTTTGAAAGGAGCAGCAGCACGGTCAACATAACGCTATTTGTTGCAACTGGAACAAAAGGTGCCCATCGATATGATCTAAGTATTGATCGCACCTGAAACCGAAAATCTTTAACATGGAGCTAAGAAAAGGACCTAAGTAAGAAAATATTCCAAATAGAATATGCAGGACCCATGCTGCGGCTGAAACAAAAGGTGCCTGTTGATATGATTGACAAGAAATAGCACTAAATGTCTAACAAACCCAGGAAAAAAAAATGTCTGTACCAAGATAAGAACTTGAAATTAACAAGGAACAATTTATATGAAACAAGCACTCTTGGGTCTTGGTGGGTTTTTATTCCTTTTCTCTTAGGTCTTGTGTTTGTTATATCATTTTCTTGGGATGTTGTAATAATTGCTGCATTCACTTCGAATGTTTGAGTGCTTAAAAACCTCAAGAATCATCGTGTGCCATTAACACGCTTACCGTTGTTGACTTGAATGGTTCTTCTTCCAGTAGTACTTTATAGAAGTCCTCCCCCAGATTAGCAGCAGCTAGGGGAGCATCTTTACCTAGTCCTTTATCTGCAGCTACGCCACCTGCCACAGCAGCTCCCACTGCAGCTGCAGTTAGCCCGGCAATCGCAGCAGGACCTGTCACTCCCAATGCCAGTGCTCCCAGAGTGCCAATAGTTCCGGCGCCAACTCCGGCAGCTGTTGCTGTGCCAGCCGATATGGCAATTGCAGCAAGTTCCGCACTCTCCAACACCCAGAGAATGATAGCTGAATAGTCAATGATGCCAAGATACCTGTTCCTCCAATCTGAACTGGTTCCTGCATTTGGGTCCTTAACTGGAGCTGCTAATATGTTGCTTTCAGACAGAATCTTCACGGCTTCGCCAACCGATGAGTCTGCTGAAATTTCAATCACTACCAAAGTATTCTAAAGGTTACAACTGATTTTGACCATGGAGATCTTGGAATCacattaaatgcatgcatgcatagAGTATTAAGGTGATGGTGATAGAATAATGCCTTTGCATAATCAACATCTTTACCTTTTCCTCCAGGAACTTTGGGAAAAGAAGAAACAGGAATTTTTGCAAATGCATCTGTCAATGACTCCTGCAATGTCTCTGGCAATTTCTTCCTGGATTGGATGGTTTCGAAGTAGGTATCAAACTTTGAATCTTTGGTGTTTGGCCTGCACTCCTGTTCTTGCGCCATCTTTTGAACTGAAGCAGCATATTGGTATTAATTCATTCATGTTACAACATTATTGCTATCCTTTTGATTTTGTTAGTTAACAAGGCAAGACTCATGGGATTTTGTTACATTTTCAAgagcatgaattatatgatatatTATGAATTTAAGTTTCATTCGTTGTGCTTACCGTATAAAACATCCAACTATATAATCCCATATTAACATAAATACTTACATTTTACACccttttttcgaaaaagaaaatatatcaaaattaatttacatTATTCATGTTTAGAACTGTACAAAAATATGATTATATACAACCAAATGCCTGCTCTAAACCGTGATGATAAAGCATTTAATATGATGGATCATTCAACTTTGCAAAACCTTAATCACCACATTCTAGTTTTTTGTCACATAGGAGGATGAAATGATTGAGTAAAAATCCTAATTggctatttatatttgagtaaaAATCAGCATCCTAATTGCAATTTGAATCATGGGGTTAGAAGATGGTAACATGATTTGAAAGCAGAAAGAGATGAAAAAATTGTAATACCTATCAAGTTTGTGATTTCCAGTGGAATCGGACTTGTGTTTGGAGTGTTAATTATTATTTGTGTGATCTAGAATGGAAAAGCGGTTATGCATGGCTTTTGAATGAGCCTGGAGCTTGGTCGCAATGCCAAGTGTCATGATAGGACGCGTGTCTAACGATAGCGCAACCACTCTATAGTTGCTGTTAATGCTCTCATTCAAGTTCTCAATTACTGTATATTTATTAGTGTTAAACTAGGTAAGTTCCCGCGCGATGCGCGGGTTGTTTTA
Encoded here:
- the LOC112750195 gene encoding pentatricopeptide repeat-containing protein At2g02750-like, which codes for MVYTEKLSTSSRSCTLPSSHHSPSNLSSPSHSQILHAHLLKTGFQSCPYASTALTAAYASKAMFLPDALKVFDEMPQRNVACFNAVLSGLSRNGPPGEALRVFRRIGFWALRPSSITVSCLLSDCGMWSHVVQVHCLAVKLGVEFDVYVATSLVTAYSNCGDVVSAGEVFEEMPLKSVVSYNAFVSGLLQNGVPRLVLDVFKDMMMEGFLEVKPNSVTLVSALSACATLLYACFGRQVHGLALKFASYDEVMLVTALVDMYSKCGGWRAAFDVFNAAERNNRNLITWNSMISGMMLNAQCDMAVGLFEKMASEGLQADSATWNTMISGFAQEGGCVEAFKYFREMQSNGVAPCLKTLTSLLSAFADSSALGHGKGIHGYAIRGDIDRDDFLATALVDLYMKCGRASLARGVFDRFDTKPNDPAFWNAMIGGYGRNGDYESAFEIFDRMLLEKVEPNSATLVSVLSSCSHTGQVDRGLQIFKMMKKQYGLLPKPEHFGCMVDLLGRSGRLDEARELVQELVEPPASVYDSLLGACKRYLDSDLGEEMAMKLLDIEPEKSAPLVVLSNIYAGLGRWHEVERIRGIITNKGLDKISGFSMIDVA
- the LOC112750196 gene encoding SNF1-related protein kinase regulatory subunit gamma-1-like — protein: MAQEQECRPNTKDSKFDTYFETIQSRKKLPETLQESLTDAFAKIPVSSFPKVPGGKVIEISADSSVGEAVKILSESNILAAPVKDPNAGTSSDWRNRYLGIIDYSAIILWVLESAELAAIAISAGTATAAGVGAGTIGTLGALALGVTGPAAIAGLTAAAVGAAVAGGVAADKGLGKDAPLAAANLGEDFYKVLLEEEPFKSTTVRSILRSYRWAPFVPVATNSVMLTVLLLLSKYRLRNVPVIEPGKPDIVNFITQSAVVQGLEGCRGRDWFDCIADRSISFLGLPFMSPEEVICIQSNELVLEAFKLMRDNQIGGLPVIEGAKKKIVGNISIRDIRFLLLRTELFSNFRKLTVNDFMNKIAAATQETGKIARPITCKPDATLGSVIHTLSSQSIHRIYAVNEQEELVGVITLRDVISCFINEPSYHFDDYYGFAANEMLNH